The following proteins are encoded in a genomic region of Sphingopyxis sp. YF1:
- the atpD gene encoding F0F1 ATP synthase subunit beta produces MATAPAPEKKAPAKKAAAPKKAAATAGAATGRIAQVIGAVVDVQFDGPLPAILNALETDNGGNRLVLEVAQHLGENTVRTIAMDATDGLTRGSPVTDTGAQISVPVGPQTLGRILNVIGDPIDERGPVNAGMTAPIHAKAPEFVDQSTEAAILVTGIKVIDLLAPYARGGKIGLFGGAGVGKTVLIQELINNIAKGHGGVSVFAGVGERTREGNDLYHEFLDAGVIAKDADGNPTPDGSKVALVFGQMNEPPGARARVALSGLTMAEYFRDQEGQDVLFFVDNIFRFTQAGSEVSALLGRIPSAVGYQPTLSTDMGALQERITSTNKGSITSVQAIYVPADDLTDPAPATSFAHLDATTVLNRAISELGIYPAVDPLDSTSRVLEPRVVGQEHYETARRVQETLQKYKSLQDIIAILGMDELSEEDKLTVARARKIQRFLSQPFHVAEVFTGIDGKFVQIEDTIKSFKAVVDGEYDHLPEAAFYMVGGIEEAVAKAAKLAADAA; encoded by the coding sequence ATGGCAACCGCACCCGCCCCTGAAAAGAAGGCCCCCGCCAAAAAGGCCGCCGCGCCGAAGAAGGCCGCCGCAACCGCCGGCGCCGCGACGGGCCGCATCGCGCAGGTCATCGGCGCCGTCGTCGACGTCCAGTTCGACGGCCCGCTGCCCGCAATTCTGAACGCGCTCGAAACCGACAACGGCGGCAACCGCCTCGTCCTCGAAGTCGCGCAGCACCTCGGCGAAAACACCGTCCGCACCATCGCGATGGACGCGACCGACGGCCTGACCCGCGGCAGCCCGGTCACCGACACCGGCGCGCAGATCTCGGTTCCCGTCGGCCCGCAGACGCTCGGCCGCATCCTCAACGTCATCGGCGACCCGATCGACGAACGCGGCCCGGTGAACGCCGGCATGACCGCGCCGATCCACGCCAAGGCTCCCGAATTCGTCGACCAGTCGACCGAAGCCGCGATCCTCGTCACCGGCATCAAGGTCATCGACCTTCTCGCCCCCTATGCACGCGGCGGCAAGATCGGCCTGTTCGGCGGCGCCGGCGTCGGCAAGACCGTTCTCATCCAGGAACTGATCAACAACATCGCCAAGGGCCATGGCGGCGTGTCGGTGTTCGCGGGCGTCGGTGAACGCACCCGCGAAGGCAACGACCTCTACCATGAATTCCTCGACGCGGGCGTTATCGCCAAGGACGCCGACGGCAACCCGACCCCCGACGGGTCGAAGGTGGCGCTGGTGTTCGGCCAGATGAACGAGCCCCCGGGCGCCCGCGCGCGCGTCGCGCTGTCGGGCCTCACCATGGCCGAATATTTCCGCGACCAGGAAGGCCAGGACGTGCTCTTCTTCGTCGACAACATCTTCCGCTTCACCCAGGCGGGTTCGGAAGTGTCGGCGCTGCTCGGCCGTATTCCCTCGGCGGTGGGTTACCAGCCGACCCTGTCGACCGACATGGGCGCGCTGCAGGAACGCATCACCTCGACCAACAAGGGTTCGATCACCTCGGTGCAGGCCATTTACGTCCCCGCGGACGACTTGACCGACCCCGCGCCCGCAACCTCGTTCGCCCACCTCGACGCGACGACCGTGCTCAACCGCGCGATCTCGGAACTCGGCATCTATCCGGCGGTCGACCCGCTCGATTCGACCAGCCGCGTTCTCGAACCGCGCGTCGTCGGCCAGGAGCATTACGAGACCGCGCGCCGCGTCCAGGAAACGCTGCAGAAGTACAAGTCGCTGCAGGACATCATCGCGATTCTCGGCATGGACGAACTCAGCGAAGAAGATAAGCTGACCGTCGCCCGCGCGCGCAAGATCCAGCGCTTCCTGTCGCAGCCGTTCCACGTCGCCGAAGTCTTCACCGGCATCGACGGCAAGTTCGTGCAGATCGAAGACACGATCAAATCGTTCAAGGCCGTCGTCGACGGCGAATATGACCACCTCCCCGAAGCGGCCTTCTACATGGTCGGCGGCATCGAGGAAGCGGTCGCCAAGGCCGCCAAGCTGGCTGCCGACGCCGCCTAA
- a CDS encoding ATP synthase F1 subunit epsilon, translating to MALKFELVTPARLERSSDVYMVTVPGSEGDFSVLEGHAPFMATLRNGPLTIYPTQGAAPETIEVEGGFAEVNEAGLTVLAEHIAG from the coding sequence ATGGCCCTGAAGTTCGAACTCGTCACCCCCGCCCGCCTCGAACGGTCGAGCGACGTCTATATGGTCACCGTGCCGGGCAGCGAGGGCGATTTCTCGGTGCTCGAAGGCCACGCGCCCTTCATGGCGACGCTGCGCAACGGCCCGCTGACCATCTATCCGACGCAGGGCGCCGCGCCCGAGACGATCGAGGTCGAGGGCGGCTTCGCCGAGGTCAACGAGGCCGGGCTGACCGTCCTCGCCGAGCATATCGCCGGCTGA